The genome window GATCGGCTATGCTATACAATCCCGTGCGATACGTTCCCATATCCCGCCGACTGGAAATCACCACCGGCGTCTTTGCCAATCGCGCAATAATACTGGCGTAATTATCCGCCCCCATCCCGAATGTTTGCACGATATCGATATTTTTTTCGCGAATGAACCGGAAAATGTCTAATCCTTTGATCAACGCCGGCGGTGTGTAAATACGTTTCAAAAAAATTGGGACGAAATTGCAGCCAAACTGGGTGAAAAAACGGTGGATAAATTCAACATCACCGTTCAACGCAATCAGGTGACATTGGAATTTGTCGTGATCCAGATATTTGACCAGCTGGTGCAAATGCCTTTCCGTGCCGCCAAACTCGTGCAGCCAATCGATCACAAAAAGGATGTTTATTTTTCCCCGATCAACATTATTAAAATTCGAAATAATGTGCTGTTGGCTGATTTGTTCTGTTTTTGAAGTCATATTTTATTTTCTACTTTTTGAATCATCATCAATGATTTGCGAAAAAATTCCATTTATTGATTAAGCCAGCGGCGATGAACATACGCGATAAATCCCGCCAAAACCAATCGAGATGCCAGCAATGCCTTGCAAAATTCGCCGTTGGCTTTGGTGATCAACGGTTCACAAATGCTCAGTCGTTTCAGCGTGAATAAATCCTGATTAATTTTGTTGACGTCCTCTGCAACTACACATGCGCTGCTGTAATTGGCGTTTTCGACCATATCGCGGATTTCCGGAGACCAGCGACCGGCGGGATATGCAAAATGCCGGATTTTGGTGCTCAGCAATCGTTCCAGCGCTATTTTGGAATCCTGAATTTCCGCAATTGCCTCCTCTGTGGGAACAGTATCCAAAAAGCAGTGGCTTTTGGTGTGCGACCCGATTTCTCCACCGCTTTGGAGCATCTCATGAATTTCCGGCAAGTTGACAACGCTGCGATTTTGGTTATCCATCGCAGATTCTTTGTGCACATTTTGGGCAATCGTATTAACAATTTGCAGTCGCGTTGCGGGTGGAAAATCCCCGAGTTTATCGATCAAATGGATCACCATTTCCGATTTATCGGATGATTCCGCTTTCGCAGTCACGATGAGCGATTGCATCTCCGGATGCACATCCGCCGCCTGCTCCAGACTCGCGATGATTTGCGCACTGCTCATTTCTGAACAGCTGTGATACAGGCGATCCCACCAAAAATCCACTCCGCCGTTGAAAATATTTGCGGGCAAAAACATCGTGAACGGTATCCGGTGTTTCTGCAAAACGGGAAACGCGTTGATGTAACAATCGCGATAACCGTCGTCAAACGTAATAATCAGCGGATTGGGCGGGAGCGGCCGGGCATTTGTTTTCAGTGAAGAATATTCGCTAAGTGAAATAATATCATAGTTTTTCATCAAAAACGAAATGGTTTTTTCGAAAGATTCCGGCGTGACGTAAAGGGTTGGCAAACCGTCTTCCACCGCGTGATCGCCCACCCGGTGAAATGTGATAATCGTAATCCGCTGCCCCAAAAAAGCCTGCAGCCATCTGGCAATTGTCAACAAACCGGAATAATAAAGGATGTAACTAACAAAAACTTTTATCATGAAAATTTCCCTGAACAGACCTCCCGGTCTTTTAAGAATGATTTTCGAATTCCGTAAATGTGATGGTTTTTCCGTTTATTTTGGTACCATTAGTGCCGTTCTTTACCTGCGGCACAGCTTTCTTCCCATTCGGTTGATCATTCGGCGTGTAATTGTACTCGGGAACGATATCTTTCAATTTGCAGGCAACTTCCGCTGTTGGAATCGTATAATCCAGAAGTTCCAGCGCGTTTATTTTTGTGTTGATCTGATCCACAGAATACACGTAGTTGGAGCGCAGCGTTTTGATGCTCGAATGCGAAGTTGCCACCGATTCCTCATGAACGCTGATGAGCTCCTCAAATAATTTTTCGCCGGGACGCAAACCAACCACTTCGATGGGAATATCATCAAACGGTTTGAAGCCAGCTTGGGTAATCAGCTCAGTTGCCATCTCCATAATTCTTATGGATTTACCCATTTCCAGAATAAAAATTTCCCCGGTTTTTCCCATGGTAAACGCCTGCAAAATGAGCTGCACAGCTTCGGAAATGCTCATAAAAAAACGCTCCACATCCGGGTGAGTGATCGTGACGGGACCGCCTTTTTCGATCTGTTTCCGGAAGATCGGAATCACGCTGCCGTTGCTATTCAACACATTTCCAAACCGAACTGTAACAAAGCGCGTTTTGCTAATTTGACCCAACGCCTGAACGTAAAGCTCGGCAACACGTTTGGTTACACCCATAATGCTGGTCGGGTTGACCGCTTTATCGGTAGATACCATCACGAAGTTGTTGACGCCATATTTGTCCGATAAATTGGCAAGATTTCGCGTGCCGAAAATATTGTTCCAAATGGCTTCCTCACTGTTCGTTTCGCTGAGCGGCACATGTTTGTGCGCGGCGGCGTGAAACACCACTTCCGGTTTAAATTCCAGAAAAACACGCTCCAGCTTTTCAACGTTGGTGATGGTTGTGAGGCTGCTGTGCAACACCAGATTGGGAAATTGCGACGCCAGTTCCATCTGAATTTCGTGCAGATAATTTTCGTTTTTATCAATGAGCAGCAAATATGCCGGTTGGAATTCGGCGATCTGCCGGCAAAGTTCGGAGCCGATAGAGCCGCCGGCGCCGGTAACCAACACTTTTCGTCCGCGCAAATTTTGTTTGATGGCCGATAAATCCAACTCAACCGGCTTTCGTCCGAACAGGTCGGATATTTCCACGTCACGAAATTTGGAGAGATGGACGGAACCACTCAACAAATCGTTCACAGCCGGAACAATCCGGTGGCGCAAATTGGCTTCTTTGCAATATTTGATGATGCGCTTCATCTCATCGGAAGATAATTCCGGTTCGGCAATCAACACTTCATCGACCCGAAAAATGGCTGCCAGTTGCGGAATATCTTCTCGCGCACCGAGCACTTTGTATCCGTGAACCGTTCGGGCGTGCATTTTTACGTCATCGGTTACAAAACCGACCACATCGTATTTATCCCGGCCGTTGATGTCCAGCATTTTCAGCAGCATCACGCCAACCTCGCCGGTACCGATGATCAGCACGTTGGTTCTGCGGCGCGGCGGCACCCGAAAAGTTTCATCGAAAAAGCGGAAAAGCAAACGCGATCCACCGATTAATGAAATACTCAACATCCAGTCGATCAAAAATACTGAGCGCGAATGCGTAACCATCCCCAACAGAGAAAACACTGCAACTATCACTATTGCGCTGGTTGAACAAGCTGTTATGATATTTACTAAATCCCGAATGTTGACGTATTTCCACAAATTTTTGTAAATGCCAAAATAGTAAAATGCCACAACCCGCAAAAAAATCACCAATGGCAACCCGCGGAGAAACAGCTCCCATTCGTTTTGGGGAATTTGCCAATCGAACCGCAACTCGAACGCAATGAGGTACGACAGGCTGAGTAAAATGATATCCATCGGCAAAATAAAATTGTGGCCGCTGGTGTCGCCGCGAACCAGTTGATAAATCGCCCGATGAAATTTCATTTTCATCGAGTGAAAAAACACTTTCATGTCCTTGCCCAATTGCCGGTTTTGGACATATTCGAGTTCTTCTTTTATTTTGGCAGGCAAAATGTATTTTACATAATCATTTCGCAAGCTGCCGCCGCGTTTTTCAGACGAATCGTCATCGTCCCATTCGTTGATGTAGCCATCCGGTCGCCAAATGCCCGGGCGAACCGAAAAAATCAATTTCTGCTCCGGTTGGTAATATTTCAAATATTCCGGTTTTTCCGGTTTTGGGCCAACCAAACTCATATCGCCTTTTAAAACGTTGAATAAAATTGGCCATTTATCAAATTTGAAATACAACATCATTTCCAACATGCTATCCAGTTGGCGGCTGAACGTGCTGTCAGTTTTCTTTTTGAGATTTCTATAAACCTTGAATCTGTATAACTTGAACAGCTTCTCGTTTTTACCGACACGTTTCACACTGTTAAATTCTGCACGGTTTCTGCTGATTTTGACAATCAGGCACAGTGTCAAAAATAATGGTAATAAAAGAACAATTCCGAGCAGCGATACGATTAAATCTGTCAGTTTCTTCAACATTTTTTGCTCCAGTTTCAGCCTTGTGAGTGTTCATAATTCGCGAATGAATCAGCTGAAATAAGTTAAACTTGTACCGTTACCTCTATTTCTGACTCCAAAACATCACCAACTTGAATTTTGTATGTTTTCACAAAATCACGCCACCCCAATTCTTCCTCCTCTTCAAAACTGAGACGATGCAATGTTAGCAACTCCATTTTACCGGTCATCACCACAACACCATCGGAAACGCCAAGCACTGTTCCCGGCTCGATGTTTTCCCAATTGCTGATATGCGATTTCAGGTGCGGGTAATGCGCAATCCGCGCCTCCCAAATAAATAACTTGCGTCCGCGCAAATACGAAAACGCACCCGGATACGGATGGGTCAAAGCCCGCACAAAATTGAACAAATCGAGTGCACCTTTTTGCCAGTCCACAATGCCATCTTCGGGACGGCGTTTGGGCATTTCAGTTGCTTCCGCGTCATTTTGTTGAATAGACGGCAAATTTCCGGCGTTTACCGCATCGAGAATTTCAACAATCATTTCTCGCCCAGCTCTTGCAACTTTGTGATATACGGTTTGGCAAGTATCCGCCATCGAAATGGGAAATCCTTTTTGCGCAACCATTTTCCCGGTGTCCACGCCTTCGTTAAGTTGCATGGCTGTGTTGCCGGTTTCCTTTTCGTTGTGGATAATCACCCAGTTTACCGGTGCACGTCCGCGAAATCGCGGCAGCAGTGATGCATGCATCCCGATGCAACCGAAACGCGGAATTTCCAGAATTTCCGCGCTGACTAATCGCGTCCAGCCGATGACAAAAATGATGTCCGGTTTCAGCTCGCGCATTTGGGCAACCGCATCCGGATTGTTGGTGCTTTTCACGCGAAATAACGGAATGTTGTGTTCGATCGAAATTTCCTCAAAATCCACCGCGCCGGATGTTTTCAGCGCGATTTCTTCGGTGAATGTAAAAATGCCAACCACGTTTCCGCCGTAATTGATGATTTCCTGCAAACATTCCCGGCCTTCTTCCACCGCCCCAACAAATGCGATCCGGATATTTTTTTGATTCTTTAACATATTAATTATCCTTTATTTACAACACGCTGCGAACCAGTTGAAAAGCCTCTGCCGCACGAACGCCAACCCGGGCGCCCCAATCTTTTGCCCGAATTTCTATGCCTTCCGGCGAGCGCGGATGCGGATATTCCCGCACTTCCGACCGATACTGGCTGAACGCTTCCACTTTTTTCGCGATGGTTTCTGTTACATCGTAAAATGTATTGGGCGTAAACCGGGAATAGAATTCCGTTGCCGCCCATTCTGTCGATGAAATTGTTTCGTAAGTATAAACCGAATGCACGTTGCTGCCGGGCAGCGGACGCGTTGCAACCATTGTTGCCTCAAAAATCACCCGGTGATCTTTGTTGATATCACCGCCGTGATGCGTAAACACCACTTCAGGTTGCAGATCGGCCAGCACTTTTTCGATGGTTTGGGCCATTTCCAGCGCGGTGAATGTATCCAGTTTTTGATCGGGTAATCCCACAAAAACCGGCGGTTCGATACCCAGTATTTGCGCGCTTTGTCGTGCCCAATTTTCAAGATTTTCCTGCATTTCCGCAGCGTAACGAACGGTTGCATTTTCGCAAAGGATCACCGGTGTAACGCTGTGCCCTTCTTTTGCGAAACGGGCAGCAGCGGCACCGCAGCCCAAAACCTCGTCATCCGGATGTGCAGCTAATATCAATATTTTCATTTATTTACCTTAAAAATATCACTAACAACGATTGCCACGGCCGCTAAACAGCGCCGGAAATGTTTTTAACAAAATGTGAATATCCTGGCTGAGCGAGAAGTTGTCCACATAGCGGACTTCGAACGCCAGCTTTTTGTCGATCGGTAAATCGTCCCGTCCGTTCACCTGCGATAACCCGGTGATGCCGGGCTTGACAGCCAGCGCACGCAGTTGTTCGGCAGAATACGTTTTCACGATTTCCGGAATTTCCGGACGCGGACCGATCAGGCTCATTTCGCCTTTCAAAACGTTGATGAGTTGCGGCAATTCATCCATACTTGTGCGACGTAAAATGCTGCCCAACCGGGTAATTCGCGGATCGCTTTTTGCGGTTAATCCGGGACCGATTTTGTCCGCATTGTTCACCATTGTCCGGAATTTGATCATTTTGAACAAACGCCCATTCAGTCCGACACGCGTATGCGAAAAAAATGCGGCGCCCTCGCTTTCCAGCTTTACCGCGATAGCCAGCACCACAAAAAGCGGGGAAAGCAGCAGCAAAGCGACGCTGGCAATAATCCGGTCGATCACATTTTTTGCCAATGAATAGGGTGCATTCGCCTGCGCAACGGCGAAGTCTGTCATTTCCATCAATTTGCCTCCTCTGAGCAAATGAACGGCTTCCGAATGATTGGTTGATTGCGACACATTATCCTTTGTCAAGTATTAATGTTACTTACGATGACTCTCCGCAATTTGGCGAATGGTGTCAACGATATAAACTAACTGTTCATCGCTCATCCGCGGATAAAGGGGAATGGAAATAATTCGCTCATAAACATCCATTGATTTGGGGAAATCGTCCGGCTGATAACCGTATTTTTTGAAATAATACGGCTGCAAATGCAGCGGGATAAAATGCACGCTGGTGCCCACATTTTCCGCTTTCAGCAACTCGATAAATTCGTTGCGCCCGATGGTCAGTTGATCAGGATCGATCATCATCACAAACAAATGCCAGCAATTGTATTCGCCGGTACCGCGCAATTGATCAAAATATCGGGCATAATATTCCGGAAAACGAATGCCCGGCACATCTTTCAGCGCATTAAAATAACGTTCGGCAAGTGCTTCCCGACGTTCGTTGAATGCATCGAGCTGTTTGAGCTGCTGCAATCCCAGCGCAGCTTGCAGATCTGTAAAATTGTATTTGTACCCAAGTTCGTGAATTTCGTAAAACCACTGACCTTCGCTGCTATAGCGTTTCCACGCATCTTTCGAAATACCGTGCAAACTGAGCACCCGCAGCCGGTTGGCCAGCTCGTCGTCATCGGTGGTGATTGCGCCACCTTCGCCGGTAGTCATGTTTTTGGTGGGATAAAAACTGAATGCCGCAGCTCGCCCCATCCCGCCTATTTTTTTACCGCGATACATCGTTCCGATGGCGTGCGCTGCATCCTCGATAACATGCAATCCGTGCCGTTCGGCAATTTCGTAAATTGCATCCAGATTGCAGGGAATACCGCCATAATGAACCGGCATGATGGCTTTGGTTCTCGGCGTGATTGCCGCTTCAATTTTTAACGGATCGATGTTAAAATCATGGGGATCGATATCCACAAAAACGGGCTTAACCCCAAGATATTCACATACTTCTGCGGTTGCCACAAATGTCATCGGCGTGGTGATCACTTCATCACCGCATTCAATATTGTAAGCACGCAACAGCAGGTGAAGCGCCGCCGTGCAGGAACTTACGGCAATCGCATGTTTGCTGCCGACATATTCGGCAAGCTCATTTTCAAACCGGATGGTTTTTGGTCCTTTGGTCAACCAGTCCGATTTTAGTGTGTCTACAATTTCCGCAATTTCCGCATCGGAAATACTGTGCTGGCAGTACGGTATAAATTCGGTAGCTTTTTTCCGTTCAGTGTTTAGCATCGTCGCCATATTGTGTTGTTTTTCCTGACGTTATAACAAGTTGTTAATTGCCATTTGGCGTATATTTGTATCCGTAATAGCGATAATCATATTGATACGGCATCACATTTTGCATGTTGTTCATCACCAAACCGGTAACCTGCACGTTCACATCCGCAAACATATCGATCGCCCGCTTGACAATGCTGCGCGGCGTATGACCAGCTTTGAGCACCAATACGATGTGATCAACCAGCTTTGCCAAAATCAACGGATCGCTGACCGGAATTACCGGCGGCGAATCGATGATAATATTGTGGAAATATGTGCCCATCCCTTTGAGGAACACTTTGATTTTGTCCGATTTGAGCAGCTCGTTCGGGTCAACATCGGTTTTCCCGCTGGTGAGCAGCGCAAGATTTGGCACTGATGTTTGCTTCAGGCAGTTGCGGATTGTCAGATTGAGGTTGAGCACATCAACCAACCCTTTTTCCCGACGAACCTGAAAAATATTGTGCAACGTCGGGCGACGCACATCAAAATCGATCAGCAGTGTCGGCGTGTTCAATTTGTAAGCTGTTGAACGGGCGATCAACGCTGCAATGGTACTTTTGCCTTCGCCAGTCAGCGCGCTGGAAACGAGGGTAATGCGGGTGCGTTTGCCGTTGCTCAGCGAATCCAGTTTGGCAACCAGCCGTTCGATTTCTGCATTCCCCGGGGAATCCGAATATGAAAAATTTTTGAATGTATTATTGTTCATCGTTTTAATTCTCCCACCCGTTGACCGGATTCCGCAGCTTTTTTCCGGGCTTCCGTCAGGTTTATTTTTTGGTCAGTATTATTGCGATCTTTGATCTGGTCTTTTTCAAGATATGGCAGCACACACAACACCGGCAGATTGAAAAATTCTTCTGTTTCTTCCACAGTTTGCAGCGTGCCGTCAAAATATTCCCGCACATAAACCGCCACAAATCCCAATACCATGGAAACCACCATTGTGATCAGCGCCAACATATTTTTTCCGGAGCTATCCGGCTCCAGCGGTTTGGTCGGCGGTTCGATAATTGAAATGCGGCTGGCGGCATTGGCGCGTTGCATCGCTTCTTCAATTTGCGTGCCCTGCGCCTGTTGCAGCAGCAGATTGTAAATATCGCGGTTCAACCCGACTTCTTCTTCCAGTTTTTCCAATGCAGATTCCTGCGATTGATTGAGCGTCGTCTGCTGACGGGAAGAATTCAGCACATCATTAAGCGCGGTAATGCGTTTTTCGGAAATCTGTAAATCCAGTAATGCCAATGCTTTATTTGCCATTGACGAAAGAATTCCAGGATCTGCTGATGCATATTGACGAGTGTAATATTTTTCAAATTCCGAACGCAAGTTTTCCCGATCCATGTTGATAGAACGGCTAACCCGCATCAGTTCCGCACTTCCCGGCGCAAATCTTTTGAGCAACTGCGCTTCTTCATTAATTTTCTGGTTGATACCCACTATTTGTGTGTTTATCGAAAGGCTGACCGGAATGTTGTTGCCAAGGTTATAGCTCCGCAACAGATCGTTGAGGCGCATCAGATCGTCACGTTTTTCCCGCATCGTCAATTCGGATGTAACGATCGCATCGCGAATGCGCTGTGTGGATTCAGGTGTAAGTAATTCCTCCGAGGCCTGGTTTCCCAACACATTGCGGCGGTAGCTATTATAACGGCTTTCCGATTCTTTCAGTTTTTGCTGAAATTCTTCGATTTGCTCTACACTGAATTTGAGTGCACTCTGAATGTTGGATACTTCTTTTTCCAAAAAATCTTCGCGGAAATACTCGATCAGTGTTTTAACAATCAAATGCGCAACTTCCGAATTATTGGCTTGCGCACGAATTTCAACCATGTTTTCCTGATATTGTTTTACGCTGATTTTTTCGCGTAATTTCTTAATTAACAGGAAGTTAACAATTTCATCCAGCGTTTTGTCCGGCAAGTTTTCCTGCATTGCCAGCGCCTCGGAAATAACGGCTTCGTTTTTGTCCAGCCCCACCGTTTTGATGGTGTGGGTCAGGTAATCTGAACTGAGTATTTGCTTTTTCCAGTCACGATAGCCATCCACACCCAAAACACCGGGTAGCAGCTTGCTCAACTGAGAAGGCAAACGACTGGAGTGAATCTGAATAATCGAATAGGACTCGTAAGTGCCTTCCTTAAAAAGAATGGATGACACGCCCAGCGCCATAACCAGCAAAAACGGAACTAAAAAGAACCATTTCCGCCGGAAAAAGATTTTCAGATAATCACGCCATTCAAAATTATTTCGCGAATCAAAAATATTCATCTTGTCACCAAAATTGCTGTAGTTGCGATTGCGCCAGTTATAAGTGATGAAATAATGGCGGTTACCAATTGAGAGGGTCGATTCTCCGGGATGTAAAGCGTGCTGCCCTGCCGGAGCATCGGCACCGGCCGCGTGCCGGGATTGGTCAAATAATCTTTAAGATTCAATTTTACGATGCGGGTATTTCCGTTTTCGACAACAACATAAGTTGTTTTTTTCAAATTGGCATCTGCTGTTGGGCCGCCGGCTCTCCCGATAGCTTCCAACAAATTTAAGTTTTCTTCGAACCGTTGCGGACCGGGCGTTTGAACAGCCCCAACAATAAAAACTTCTGCCTTTTCTGTCAGCGGTGATGGCGTGTTTTCGCCGGTCGGTGTAAGTCCGTTTATATTGATGGTATCACGCGGGCGAATTTTCGGCAATTCCGCTAACTTGCCGTTTTGCAAGGCATACGCCAAATTCACCGTCAACACCTGACCGTTTCCATCGTTCCGGACAATTGAAATATTATCCAATGTTGCCGATTGGTTTGGTCCACCCGCTTCCAAAATGATATTCCACAGATTCGGAATTTCTTCAAATGAAAATTTGCCGGGCTGCAATACGTTTCCGGTTACGTAAACAACATTTTGTCCGTATTCCACCACCGCAATATTGAGCTGATTGACCAGTTTGTTATAAATCGCCATTTTCGAAACGATGGTGCTGCGTACTTCACTGATAATCAGACCGGCAACATTAATTCTGCCAATAATCGGCAATTCGATATCGCCATCGCGGCTGACCGTGCTGATCGTATTCATCTCCGGATATTCCCAAAATGAAATATTCAACCGGTCGCCTTTTTGCACCCGGTACGAAGCACTTTGCCCAAAAACAGCTATTGACAAAAGCATAACCAAAATCAGAACTCCGCTGACTTTGCCATTCCTTTGAAAAATTGTCGGATTAACCCAATTCATCTATCCCATCCCTGAGTTTTGTGATTTATGCATACCCATTTCATTAATTTCACTGTTCATTTATTTTTCGATTTACGTTTTAATATTTTTGTGTGTCGGTACGCTTTGATTTCAGTAACCATACCCATCAGAAAATCGATAAGCTGTTCTGTTAAACCAATAAATTGATGTCGCATACTATCTTGATATAGAAAGTAAAAGTTCGGATTGATAACCGAAGGCGAGTGAGGAAGTATGTTTGAAGCACTGTGTCTTATAGTTCCGGTATTGCCTTTCACAGTCTTAAGTCGTTGATAAATAATGTTTTCCATACACTTCATGCTACCTAATCCTTTAGGGTTTAATTGCAAAAACAAATATTCTGCGAAAAGATATCGCAAAAAATGCATCCACTTTTTAACGAATTGAATAATGACCGGGTGGTAAAATTGAGCAGAATTCAGCAACATTATCGACGAACAAATGCCCTGCACACCCAATCATTTAAAGCCCCCTTACGTCAAAAACCCACATCTTACCAGATGTAATTTCCCCTGTTTGACCGAAAGCAGAGCAGGCTTTATCGCTGAATATCCCCTAAAGGTAAGATCTAACTTAAACCTTATTTGATTAAAGAGATATAGTAGAAGCGACTTTTGTTTCGTAAAACTTTTACAACAACAGCCGAAACTATTCCTACTCACTTTGGATTTTCCTCTATAGTTACCATAAACAATTGATTAAATGAACTGCTATAAACACAGGTCAAGCTCATTTATTTATTACTGTCGATTCAACATCGGACTTATTGGACGCCTCTTTTCCCGATCTGAACAGCCGGATCAACGCGAGAATTTCTTTGGTTTCAGCGCTCACAGAATTGATCAGGCGCTCCAAAAGCAAACGCTGAGATAAATAGCGCTTTGCAAAAAACGGCTGCTGGAACCGCTTTGAAATCGTAAATATCATAACAGCAAACACAATTTGAACAGATAGCAACGGCAAAAACCACCAACGCAATAGCACATCGATTTTTAAACCAACCACCAAAAACAACAACGGAAAAAATGTTTGAACCAACCGGTTTACCAAAGATTCGGTTTGCCGCAAGTTGCCGCCGGAAATCTGGCGAGTTAATTGCCACGGAAAATTGCCCACTAATGCGATTGCTTTTGGCTTACTGAGCTGTCCAGCACCTTTGAAAGCATCCGTTAAAAAAGACCAAACCTGACTTGTTAACACCACTGCAACCAACATTCCCCATCCAACCAACTCCGTAAAATGGATTGTTAAATTTTGCAATAATGGAATTTGCACATTTTCCACACCCGAATAAGCCAATAAAAACGCAACAATGGCAATGCTCATTGCAACGCCGTTAAATTTTCGTGCGCGAGTGAGCATTCGCGTGATTGCGCGGGCATGCCCCACCGGCAATTCGCCCGGAGCGGGATCGCTTGAAACGATTGCGCCATTTTCCGATATTTCATTCCAAATTCCGTTGATTCCCAATCGAACACCGGATATGTTCCGGCTGCAAAGAGTAATTTCATCAATTTCAGCATCGCTGATTAAGGCATCACTAAAATCGGAATGATCCAGTTGGGTTTGCTGCAAATTAGCGAACCGCAAATCTGCTTTCAGGAATTTTACATGTTGAAAATTGGCACCGGCGCAATTGGCACGCTGCAAACACACATCACTAAAATTGGCTTTGGAAGCATTTATTTTGCTCAAATTTGCACCGCGAAAATTGGCACCATCAGCATTCGCTCGGGCGAGTGTTGCGCTGGATAAATCTGCGCCGGAAAACAACACAGCTTCCAGATTAGCAGAATGCAAATTTGCTTTCGATAAATTGGTGCGGCTAAAATCTGCACCAGTAAGTTTTGTATTCCTGAAATTGGTGTTGCGCAACACGCTCTCCCGAAAATCTACACCCGTAATATTTTCCGCCTGACTGAAATCCACTCCGCGCAAAAATGCGTTGCGAATTTCAGCTTGTGCCAAATTTGCGTATTGAATATCCGCGCCCAACCAAAACGTATGATTGAGCAATGCACCGCGCAAATCTGCTGAAACCAGGCTTGCTTTCCCCAATTCTGCTTTATTTAAATTTGCCTGTTCCAAATTTGCTTCATTCAGTATTGCTTCAGTTAAGTTGGCGCCAACACATGTTGCCTCGCGTAAATTCGCTCGCAAAAAATTTGCCCGCACCAAAAAAGCATCGCTGAAATCGGCTTTTTCGAGATTCGCTTTTCGGAAACTGGCGGATCGCAAAAACGCTTTTTGGAAATTGACATTTCGTAAATCATACCCGTCAAAATCTACTTCGCGCAAAAAGGATTTTGATAAATCGGCAAAATTCATTTGCGCGCAGCTAAAATTCGCCCCGGTTAAAAAAGCACCGGAGAACACGGCATATTGCAGATTCGCATTCGCCAGATTTGCATCACCCAAATTTGCCCCGTTTAATCTGGCATGCGCCAAATTCGCAAAGGACAGAGTGGCATAAG of Calditrichia bacterium contains these proteins:
- a CDS encoding polysaccharide deacetylase family protein; translated protein: MIKVFVSYILYYSGLLTIARWLQAFLGQRITIITFHRVGDHAVEDGLPTLYVTPESFEKTISFLMKNYDIISLSEYSSLKTNARPLPPNPLIITFDDGYRDCYINAFPVLQKHRIPFTMFLPANIFNGGVDFWWDRLYHSCSEMSSAQIIASLEQAADVHPEMQSLIVTAKAESSDKSEMVIHLIDKLGDFPPATRLQIVNTIAQNVHKESAMDNQNRSVVNLPEIHEMLQSGGEIGSHTKSHCFLDTVPTEEAIAEIQDSKIALERLLSTKIRHFAYPAGRWSPEIRDMVENANYSSACVVAEDVNKINQDLFTLKRLSICEPLITKANGEFCKALLASRLVLAGFIAYVHRRWLNQ
- a CDS encoding polysaccharide biosynthesis protein — protein: MLKKLTDLIVSLLGIVLLLPLFLTLCLIVKISRNRAEFNSVKRVGKNEKLFKLYRFKVYRNLKKKTDSTFSRQLDSMLEMMLYFKFDKWPILFNVLKGDMSLVGPKPEKPEYLKYYQPEQKLIFSVRPGIWRPDGYINEWDDDDSSEKRGGSLRNDYVKYILPAKIKEELEYVQNRQLGKDMKVFFHSMKMKFHRAIYQLVRGDTSGHNFILPMDIILLSLSYLIAFELRFDWQIPQNEWELFLRGLPLVIFLRVVAFYYFGIYKNLWKYVNIRDLVNIITACSTSAIVIVAVFSLLGMVTHSRSVFLIDWMLSISLIGGSRLLFRFFDETFRVPPRRRTNVLIIGTGEVGVMLLKMLDINGRDKYDVVGFVTDDVKMHARTVHGYKVLGAREDIPQLAAIFRVDEVLIAEPELSSDEMKRIIKYCKEANLRHRIVPAVNDLLSGSVHLSKFRDVEISDLFGRKPVELDLSAIKQNLRGRKVLVTGAGGSIGSELCRQIAEFQPAYLLLIDKNENYLHEIQMELASQFPNLVLHSSLTTITNVEKLERVFLEFKPEVVFHAAAHKHVPLSETNSEEAIWNNIFGTRNLANLSDKYGVNNFVMVSTDKAVNPTSIMGVTKRVAELYVQALGQISKTRFVTVRFGNVLNSNGSVIPIFRKQIEKGGPVTITHPDVERFFMSISEAVQLILQAFTMGKTGEIFILEMGKSIRIMEMATELITQAGFKPFDDIPIEVVGLRPGEKLFEELISVHEESVATSHSSIKTLRSNYVYSVDQINTKINALELLDYTIPTAEVACKLKDIVPEYNYTPNDQPNGKKAVPQVKNGTNGTKINGKTITFTEFENHS
- a CDS encoding methionyl-tRNA formyltransferase; translated protein: MLKNQKNIRIAFVGAVEEGRECLQEIINYGGNVVGIFTFTEEIALKTSGAVDFEEISIEHNIPLFRVKSTNNPDAVAQMRELKPDIIFVIGWTRLVSAEILEIPRFGCIGMHASLLPRFRGRAPVNWVIIHNEKETGNTAMQLNEGVDTGKMVAQKGFPISMADTCQTVYHKVARAGREMIVEILDAVNAGNLPSIQQNDAEATEMPKRRPEDGIVDWQKGALDLFNFVRALTHPYPGAFSYLRGRKLFIWEARIAHYPHLKSHISNWENIEPGTVLGVSDGVVVMTGKMELLTLHRLSFEEEEELGWRDFVKTYKIQVGDVLESEIEVTVQV
- a CDS encoding PIG-L family deacetylase, translated to MKILILAAHPDDEVLGCGAAAARFAKEGHSVTPVILCENATVRYAAEMQENLENWARQSAQILGIEPPVFVGLPDQKLDTFTALEMAQTIEKVLADLQPEVVFTHHGGDINKDHRVIFEATMVATRPLPGSNVHSVYTYETISSTEWAATEFYSRFTPNTFYDVTETIAKKVEAFSQYRSEVREYPHPRSPEGIEIRAKDWGARVGVRAAEAFQLVRSVL
- a CDS encoding sugar transferase; this translates as MEMTDFAVAQANAPYSLAKNVIDRIIASVALLLLSPLFVVLAIAVKLESEGAAFFSHTRVGLNGRLFKMIKFRTMVNNADKIGPGLTAKSDPRITRLGSILRRTSMDELPQLINVLKGEMSLIGPRPEIPEIVKTYSAEQLRALAVKPGITGLSQVNGRDDLPIDKKLAFEVRYVDNFSLSQDIHILLKTFPALFSGRGNRC